A single window of Watersipora subatra chromosome 9, tzWatSuba1.1, whole genome shotgun sequence DNA harbors:
- the LOC137405303 gene encoding uncharacterized protein yields the protein MDSGLRRPQQLSFKGNVSENWRIFEQEYDIYVNAIYSDKPEAARVYMLLNLAGPEAIERERSFTYNEAITEDAEHGIVAVPQETREQVATLKRKFREICRPITNVILERHRFNARSQKEGELFQTFLADIRTKAAQCDFGDLQDELLCDRIVSGIRNDNVRKQLLRNSDLTLAKAIQTCQIYESSEQNAAEFSKPIVDVVKRKSYTQHLSNSNTNCSSNHAKSSTRPRTASSHNTSSCRNCGKRHPPKQCPAYGRKCNNCGKLNHYAKLCRSGTKQPGTVDELTESCHEEFRIETVSLPCNNRGDIRTHFTVNDTTLEVKIDTGAKVNVISLDQVRRIGLYSKIDRSRTSTLLGFGGAQTVTVGSVVIPHPQAKLRFEVVDSDARCLLGLSDSVRLGLVTLSQEVFEVEQKPQAPAKLLEDYPELFDGKLGTLPCNYKITIDPEVAPVIRPVRSVPAPLRDKVEAALNRLENRGIITKVTEPTDWVSTLVVTAKKDSNDVRICIDPGDLNKAIK from the coding sequence ATGGACAGTGGACTGAGGAGGCCACAGCAGCTATCATTCAAGGGAAATGTGTCTGAAAACTGGAGGATATTTGAGCAAGAATATGACATTTATGTCAATGCCATATATAGTGACAAACCAGAGGCTGCCAGGGTGTATATGCTGCTTAACTTGGCAGGGCCAGAAGCAATAGAGAGAGAACGGTCGTTCACGTACAATGAAGCTATAACAGAAGATGCGGAGCATGGGATTGTAGCTGTACCTCAAGAAACAAGGGAGCAGGTAGCAACTTTAAAGCGGAAGTTCAGAGAGATCTGCAGGCCGATCACCAATGTCATTCTAGAACGCCATCGATTTAATGCACGCAGCCAAAAGGAAGGTGAGCTGTTCCAAACTTTCTTAGCAGACATTAGAACTAAAGCTGCGCAATGTGATTTTGGAGACTTGCAAGATGAGTTGTTATGTGACAGAATTGTATCCGGTATTCGTAATGATAATGTACGTAAGCAACTACTCAGAAACAGTGACCTAACACTAGCCAAAGCTATACAAACTTGTCAGATATACGAGTCTTCAGAGCAGAACGCAGCCGAGTTTAGTAAACCGATCGTAGACGTAGTAAAACGCAAATCGTATACGCAACACCTGAGTAACAGTAACACTAACTGTAGTAGTAATCATGCTAAATCATCAACACGACCCAGAACTGCAAGTAGTCATAACACTTCGTCATGCCGTAACTGTGGAAAACGGCACCCACCGAAACAGTGTCCAGCGTATGGTCGTAAATGTAACAATTGTGGTAAACTCAATCACTATGCAAAGCTGTGCAGGTCAGGTACAAAGCAGCCAGGAACTGTAGATGAACTCACAGAATCGTGTCACGAAGAGTTCCGAATCGAAACAGTATCACTGCCGTGTAACAATCGTGGAGATATACGAACTCATTTTACTGTCAATGACACCACGCTAGAGGTTAAGATTGACACAGGTGCAAAAGTAAATGTAATCTCGCTCGATCAAGTACGCCGTATAGGACTATACAGTAAAATCGACCGATCACGTACTAGCACGCTACTAGGCTTTGGAGGTGCTCAGACAGTAACAGTAGGATCTGTAGTTATACCGCACCCTCAGGCGAAATTGCGATTCGAAGTAGTCGATAGTGACGCCAGATGCCTACTAGGACTCAGTGATAGTGTACGATTAGGACTTGTAACACTTAGTCAGGAGGTATTCGAAGTAGAGCAAAAGCCGCAGGCTCCAGCCAAGCTACTAGAAGACTATCCAGAGTTATTCGATGGCAAACTAGGTACACTGCCATGTAACTACAAGATAACGATAGATCCGGAAGTAGCACCAGTCATTCGACCTGTCCGCTCTGTACCAGCGCCTCTACGTGACAAAGTAGAAGCAGCTCTAAACCGACTAGAGAATCGCGGGATTATCACCAAGGTAACCGAACCTACCGACTGGGTATCCACACTCGTAGTAACCGCCAAGAAGGACAGTAACGACGTACGTATCTGTATCGACCCGGGTGACCTGAACAAAGCTATCAAATGA
- the LOC137404621 gene encoding neuronal calcium sensor 2-like, which yields MGLNCCKGSNETLSEEEIICIQSNAPNATIDVIRYWFKIFIEAYPGDDIPRERIAAIYRAYYTGVNRAHFYQRIVRRYGEESDYALNFRTFMIAAFDVVPPQLNKFDLGFAMFDSNRDGFVNWRDFYRVAKGHFIMAGVEYPGLPAEKVADEIIACLDCDHEDSISMKEFYHRIQDRVLEDPLIYDRLFFVDKISMALIAIANHLSTYP from the exons ATGGGGTTGAACTGCTGTAAGGGCTCTAATGAGACATTGTCGGAGGAGGAAATCATATGCATACAGAGTAACGCTCCTAATGCCACTATCGACGTTATTAGATACTGGTTCAAAATATTCATC GAAGCCTATCCTGGCGATGATATACCTAGAGAAAGAATTGCTGCTATATACCGGGCTTATTACACTGGAGTGAATAGAGCTCACTTTTACCAAAGAATCGTCAGGAGGTACGGCGAAGAAAGCGACTATGCACTGAACTTCAGAACTTTCATGATAGCCGCTTTTGATGTGGTGCCACCTCAGCTGAACAAGTTTGACTTAGGCTTCGCCATGTTTGACTCTAATCGTGATGGCTTTGTCAACTGGAGAGATTTCTATCGAGTTGCAAAG GGTCATTTCATCATGGCTGGTGTAGAGTATCCTGGTTTACCTGCTGAAAAGGTCGCTGATGAGATAATAGCATGCTTAGATTGTGACCACGAGGACTCCATATCCATGAAAGAATTCTACCACAGAATTCAAGACAGAGTGCTCGAAGATCCTTTAATTTATGACAGATTATTTTTTGTAGATAAAATTTCTATGGCACTGATTGCCATAGCTAATCATTTATCTACCTACCCGTAA